A single Pseudomonadota bacterium DNA region contains:
- a CDS encoding enoyl-CoA hydratase-related protein, translating to MNEEHVLYEVKGHIASITLNRPEAKNAFSPEMIRLWREYLEEAKEDDRVRVIVVTGKGDTFCSGGDIRDMAEGKLKSWDMKRFLWDGVHRIVLTLEDLDKPVIAAINGAAMGAGMDMAIMCDMRVCSDKAKLAESYIMMGLIPGDGGAYFLPRLVGVSKALELLFTGEIISPEEALKLGIVNRVVPHDRLMEETIKLAEKIAEKPPLAIRMMKRAVYQGQTNTLRAHLDYISSQLSLLSETEDHVEAARSFLEKRKPVFKGK from the coding sequence ATGAATGAAGAGCATGTATTGTATGAAGTAAAGGGTCATATTGCCTCGATTACCCTTAACCGGCCTGAGGCGAAAAACGCATTCAGCCCGGAGATGATCAGGCTGTGGCGTGAGTATCTTGAAGAAGCAAAAGAAGACGACAGAGTAAGGGTAATCGTTGTGACCGGGAAAGGCGATACATTCTGCTCCGGCGGGGATATTCGTGATATGGCAGAGGGAAAGCTGAAATCATGGGACATGAAGAGGTTCCTCTGGGACGGTGTTCACCGGATAGTCCTGACACTTGAAGACCTTGACAAGCCTGTCATCGCAGCGATTAATGGAGCGGCCATGGGCGCTGGAATGGATATGGCCATCATGTGTGACATGAGGGTCTGTTCCGATAAGGCAAAACTTGCAGAATCCTATATCATGATGGGGCTTATCCCGGGAGATGGCGGTGCATATTTCCTGCCCCGGCTGGTAGGGGTATCAAAGGCGCTTGAACTTCTCTTCACGGGTGAAATCATCAGCCCCGAGGAGGCGCTTAAGCTGGGCATTGTGAACCGTGTTGTACCTCATGACCGCCTCATGGAAGAGACGATAAAACTTGCTGAAAAAATTGCAGAAAAACCCCCGCTCGCTATCCGGATGATGAAGAGGGCAGTTTACCAGGGGCAAACGAATACACTCAGGGCGCATCTTGACTACATATCATCTCAATTATCGCTTCTTTCCGAGACGGAAGACCATGTAGAGGCAGCAAGATCGTTTCTCGAAAAGCGGAAGCCCGTGTTTAAGGGGAAATAA
- a CDS encoding aldo/keto reductase, which yields MSKTKDHNSMNRRAFLKFGVMGVAAAAGLGGLGRTTEAASPASRPGTTPVYRTLGRTGLKVTVVSFGAMLTPDYEPMEAAFDLGVNYVDTARRYMNGRNEEIVGKALKGRRDKVYVATKTPQTSQSKKDIFKDVETSLSKLQIDYIDVIQLHSLTSGERAMNPETREALLELRKQGKVRFFGITTHTNQADVLKAITNDPGKFFDMALVAYNYKSEPAVKEAIARAAKAGIGIVAMKTQVGGYKTDALGPISPHQAALKWVLQDTNVACAIPGMKDMSMLQEATAVMGMRLTRRDGQILERYAEAITPYYCHLCAQCEPTCPQNVAISTINRSIMYADGYGNYELARSTYDELQQNESAFACSNCTECVAHCANGLNIADKMQKARMLFA from the coding sequence ATGAGCAAAACAAAAGATCATAATTCGATGAATCGCAGGGCATTTTTGAAATTTGGAGTTATGGGAGTGGCTGCGGCAGCAGGTTTGGGCGGTTTGGGCAGAACAACAGAGGCCGCTTCACCTGCTTCAAGGCCGGGCACAACTCCGGTCTACCGGACGCTCGGCAGGACGGGACTGAAAGTGACGGTTGTAAGCTTCGGCGCCATGCTTACCCCGGACTATGAGCCGATGGAGGCTGCCTTTGATCTCGGTGTAAATTATGTTGATACTGCGCGAAGATACATGAACGGCAGGAACGAGGAAATTGTCGGAAAAGCCCTGAAAGGCCGCAGAGACAAGGTCTATGTAGCAACCAAAACACCGCAGACCTCCCAGTCAAAGAAGGATATCTTCAAAGACGTTGAAACAAGTCTCTCAAAACTCCAAATAGACTATATCGATGTGATCCAGCTCCACAGCCTGACGAGCGGAGAAAGGGCGATGAATCCTGAAACCCGGGAAGCGCTGCTGGAGCTTCGCAAGCAGGGCAAGGTCCGTTTTTTTGGTATTACAACCCACACAAATCAGGCTGACGTTCTAAAGGCCATTACAAATGACCCGGGTAAATTCTTTGATATGGCGCTGGTGGCTTATAACTACAAGAGCGAACCGGCTGTGAAGGAGGCAATTGCCCGCGCCGCAAAGGCAGGCATTGGCATCGTTGCCATGAAAACCCAGGTAGGAGGATACAAGACGGATGCGCTCGGGCCCATCAGTCCCCACCAGGCAGCGCTCAAGTGGGTGCTCCAGGACACGAATGTGGCATGTGCAATTCCAGGCATGAAGGATATGAGTATGCTTCAGGAAGCCACAGCGGTTATGGGAATGAGGTTGACCCGGAGGGATGGGCAGATCCTTGAGCGTTATGCCGAAGCCATCACCCCCTATTATTGCCATCTCTGTGCACAGTGTGAGCCCACATGCCCGCAAAATGTTGCCATCAGCACCATTAACCGTTCTATCATGTATGCGGACGGGTATGGAAATTATGAACTTGCCCGATCCACCTATGATGAACTGCAACAGAACGAATCCGCTTTTGCATGCTCTAACTGTACTGAATGTGTTGCTCATTGTGCCAACGGTTTGAATATTGCTGATAAGATGCAAAAGGCGCGGATGTTATTTGCATAA
- a CDS encoding type II toxin-antitoxin system VapB family antitoxin gives MRTNVVIDDKLMESALKASGLRTRKAAIEEGLKLLLQMKNQERIKGLRGKLKWTGDLNEMRLVR, from the coding sequence ATGAGAACGAATGTAGTTATTGATGACAAACTGATGGAATCTGCTCTCAAGGCGTCCGGTTTGAGAACAAGAAAGGCCGCAATAGAAGAGGGGCTGAAATTGTTGCTACAAATGAAGAACCAGGAGAGAATAAAGGGGCTTCGGGGAAAACTTAAATGGACCGGCGATCTTAACGAGATGCGGTTAGTCAGATGA
- a CDS encoding HD domain-containing protein yields the protein MKDKYKVEKSKTQELEKIEAQASPPEERGADHMNAYAAPGDAEALLRLILGLSTNFIILSPDEVDDGISDVLKAIGSFAGVDRSYVFQFYDSGKNMSRTHEWCAKGVETQIQTAHSISTDDLSWLYERINGFEVVHIPDVTRLPPEATAEKEEFLRGGIRSIVAVPIISGYSAIGFIGFENVHSNKTWSENIIALLKIVGEIFAFALSRKQITEALRESESKYKSLFECANDAIFLLKGEAFVDCNTKTLSMFGCTRDQIIGHSPVEFSPRLQPDGRDSKEKIFEKVSLTLSGKPQFFEWKNCRYDGGLFDAEVSFSRVDVGNEVFLQAIVRDITDRKQAEEKLEDTLENLREAMGATIQVIAQVVETRDPYTAGHQRRVANLARAIATEMNLSHNTIEGIRMAGVIHDIGKISVPAEILSKPGKLTKKEFELIKDHPQTGYDILKDVEFPWPIATIILQHHEKMDGSGYPQELRGEEISLEARILAVADVVEAIASYRPYRPALGIDVALEEILKNKGIFYDDEAVNACLRLFNEKGFTLQ from the coding sequence ATGAAAGACAAATACAAAGTAGAAAAGTCGAAGACACAGGAATTGGAGAAGATCGAGGCACAGGCTTCTCCTCCGGAAGAGAGAGGTGCTGACCATATGAATGCATATGCCGCACCTGGAGATGCTGAAGCACTATTAAGATTGATCCTGGGCCTTTCTACAAACTTTATAATTCTCTCCCCGGATGAAGTTGACGATGGGATAAGCGATGTATTGAAGGCTATAGGAAGTTTTGCCGGTGTTGACCGGAGTTATGTTTTTCAGTTTTATGACAGCGGAAAGAATATGAGCAGAACCCATGAGTGGTGCGCAAAGGGGGTAGAAACACAGATACAAACCGCTCATAGCATATCGACCGATGATCTCTCGTGGCTTTATGAGAGGATAAATGGTTTTGAAGTGGTGCATATTCCTGATGTTACTCGGCTTCCGCCTGAAGCAACGGCGGAAAAAGAAGAGTTTTTACGGGGAGGAATTCGATCCATTGTCGCTGTGCCCATAATATCCGGCTATTCCGCTATAGGGTTCATCGGGTTTGAAAACGTTCATTCAAATAAGACATGGTCTGAGAACATAATCGCTTTGCTTAAAATAGTGGGAGAGATTTTTGCTTTTGCTCTTTCAAGGAAACAGATTACAGAGGCGTTGAGAGAGAGTGAGTCTAAATACAAGTCCCTTTTTGAATGTGCCAATGATGCGATATTTCTCCTCAAAGGAGAGGCATTCGTTGATTGTAATACCAAGACCTTAAGCATGTTCGGGTGTACCAGGGATCAGATTATCGGGCACTCTCCTGTTGAATTCTCACCCCGACTCCAGCCGGACGGAAGGGATTCAAAAGAAAAAATCTTTGAAAAGGTAAGTCTTACGTTATCCGGGAAACCACAGTTTTTTGAATGGAAAAACTGCAGATATGATGGGGGCCTTTTTGATGCTGAGGTAAGTTTCAGCCGTGTCGATGTAGGCAATGAAGTTTTCCTTCAAGCGATTGTCCGTGATATTACCGACCGCAAGCAGGCAGAGGAGAAGCTCGAAGATACCCTGGAGAACCTCCGGGAGGCTATGGGGGCAACCATTCAGGTAATAGCCCAGGTGGTGGAAACGAGAGACCCCTATACAGCGGGCCATCAGAGACGGGTGGCGAATCTTGCCCGCGCCATAGCCACCGAGATGAATCTTTCACATAATACGATTGAAGGAATCCGTATGGCAGGGGTAATCCATGACATCGGAAAGATCTCTGTGCCTGCCGAGATATTAAGCAAACCGGGAAAACTGACAAAGAAAGAGTTCGAACTCATTAAAGATCATCCTCAGACAGGATATGATATTCTGAAGGATGTGGAATTCCCCTGGCCTATTGCTACCATTATCCTCCAGCATCATGAAAAGATGGATGGATCAGGCTATCCCCAGGAATTGAGGGGGGAGGAGATATCCCTTGAAGCGCGAATCCTCGCAGTTGCCGATGTGGTAGAGGCTATTGCATCTTATCGTCCTTATCGTCCGGCGCTTGGTATTGATGTAGCCCTTGAGGAAATCTTGAAAAATAAAGGGATTTTCTATGATGATGAGGCGGTAAATGCATGCCTGAGATTGTTTAACGAGAAGGGATTTACGTTACAATAA
- the uvrC gene encoding excinuclease ABC subunit UvrC: protein MIDETIINSLPESSGVYTFRDKEQNIIYIGKAKNIKDRVRSYFRESEKDPKTSRLVSNIENIEIMLTGSEKEAFLLENNLIKENSPKYNINLKDDKTYVSLKLTVKETFPALYITRDIKDDGALYFGPYPHARDVKDVMKLVQTVYAIRRCKDTVFRKRKRACMLFELEKCLGPCAGHTDQQTYRKVVDELVDLLSGKDEKLLKELQRRIKETSENWNFEEAKQLKERYLAIKGMVEKQRVHEHLGRNRDVWAFLEGDHGVKIVLLTFRKGVLVSKKHFKESLMKVAYEEAISSFLFQYYNTRPIPEEIILSEDIEDRHFLEKHLKERKKGVVSIYGPRSRLSKEIIPLAIENLLEPEALDLGDAFKRSLHLRKAPERIEIYDISHLFGANPTGVMVVFEAFKTYKKGYRVFHIRSAPSMDDVAAMAEVLKRRLTDEKIGPLPDLFIVDGGKGQLSAATKALRGQNIDRDVIGIAKGERRRGMDDLIYAPNRKNPLVLPRVSPVFKEIVKMRDEAHRFAVTSHRKWKRKEDLQ, encoded by the coding sequence ATGATCGACGAAACGATTATAAACTCCCTCCCTGAATCATCAGGTGTATACACATTTCGTGATAAAGAGCAGAATATCATCTACATTGGTAAAGCGAAGAACATCAAGGACAGGGTGAGGAGTTACTTCCGCGAGAGCGAAAAAGATCCCAAGACATCCCGCCTGGTTAGTAATATTGAAAACATCGAGATTATGCTGACGGGGAGTGAAAAGGAGGCATTCCTTTTAGAAAATAACCTCATAAAAGAAAACTCGCCAAAATATAATATCAACCTCAAGGATGATAAAACCTATGTTTCCCTAAAACTTACCGTAAAGGAAACATTTCCGGCCCTTTATATAACGAGAGACATTAAAGACGACGGGGCGCTCTATTTCGGTCCCTATCCCCATGCACGGGACGTAAAGGATGTAATGAAACTTGTTCAGACGGTATATGCGATAAGACGGTGTAAAGATACTGTTTTCAGGAAGAGAAAGCGGGCCTGCATGCTTTTTGAACTGGAGAAGTGTCTCGGCCCATGTGCCGGGCACACAGATCAGCAGACATACAGGAAGGTCGTTGACGAACTCGTCGATTTGCTGTCAGGAAAGGACGAGAAACTCCTGAAGGAGCTCCAGCGACGGATAAAAGAAACCTCCGAAAACTGGAATTTTGAAGAGGCGAAGCAACTGAAGGAGAGATATCTGGCCATCAAGGGGATGGTGGAAAAGCAGCGTGTCCATGAACACCTCGGAAGGAACAGGGATGTATGGGCATTCCTTGAAGGGGATCATGGAGTTAAGATCGTTTTGCTTACCTTCAGAAAAGGCGTACTCGTCTCAAAAAAACATTTTAAAGAATCCTTGATGAAAGTTGCCTACGAAGAAGCCATATCGTCATTCCTTTTTCAGTATTATAACACAAGGCCGATCCCCGAGGAGATTATCCTTTCAGAGGATATTGAAGACAGACACTTTCTGGAGAAGCATCTGAAGGAGAGGAAAAAAGGCGTTGTCAGTATTTACGGCCCAAGGAGCAGGTTGTCAAAGGAAATCATTCCCCTTGCCATAGAAAACCTTCTTGAGCCTGAGGCGCTTGACCTCGGAGATGCCTTCAAAAGATCATTGCATCTGAGGAAAGCACCTGAGCGGATTGAAATCTATGACATTTCGCATTTATTCGGTGCAAACCCCACAGGGGTGATGGTGGTTTTCGAGGCGTTTAAAACATATAAGAAGGGTTACAGGGTATTCCATATACGGTCGGCGCCGTCCATGGACGATGTGGCTGCTATGGCCGAGGTGCTTAAGAGAAGGCTCACGGATGAAAAAATAGGGCCGCTGCCCGACCTCTTTATTGTTGATGGTGGAAAGGGGCAACTTTCTGCAGCAACTAAAGCGCTTAGAGGGCAGAATATCGACAGGGATGTCATTGGCATTGCCAAGGGAGAGAGGAGAAGAGGGATGGATGATCTAATCTATGCCCCAAACCGGAAAAACCCGCTTGTACTCCCCAGGGTATCACCGGTATTCAAAGAGATAGTCAAAATGCGCGATGAAGCCCACCGGTTTGCCGTTACCTCACACCGAAAATGGAAGAGAAAGGAAGACTTGCAGTGA
- a CDS encoding tetratricopeptide repeat protein produces MKKGLYAVGQLLILVIVFATPLFGQVMTITKEYVYTGNDFDTAETCKIIGFEEAKRLIFDELEANLISDNRFKRFQLPKNRLMAYAEGIVTPEISNEKWDGRNYSFKIRIEIDSDKILNFTGFHFKDKEKIEELEETKKNTEEALKRIKKLQKEISPAKKNREKQAQYLAAVEQLNLEQWIDEGYVLMNKSQYKASIETFDKAIAFKQKPRSIKQETNSGTVAAPAAHLRSQPSRNAPPAGYVTKGTLLLILDESKDDSGGLWYRIKLPVSKKEAWIASGAVTRAKQDIQIGDNNIYSIARAYTGRGNANVESGKSDAAIDDYNKAIELSPHSAAAYNYRGLSYMNLGDYKKAIEDFSIAIQLKPDNIAGYINRGFAYSELNDFQKAKKDLDHAIHMEPRNEFPYLSRGRLYAKSGDFKEAIKDYDMALALNPNISIAYAGRGINYAALKNYEKALKDLNTAIELNPKNTDALYSLGSVYLNMGETEKAVENYKAAARLGDKDAQGYLKRKGILWDEK; encoded by the coding sequence ATGAAAAAAGGGTTGTACGCTGTTGGTCAGTTATTAATTCTGGTTATTGTTTTCGCTACCCCGCTTTTTGGCCAGGTAATGACGATTACAAAGGAATACGTTTACACCGGAAACGATTTCGATACAGCAGAAACATGCAAAATCATAGGTTTTGAGGAGGCAAAAAGGCTTATTTTTGATGAATTGGAAGCAAATTTAATCAGTGACAATAGATTTAAAAGGTTCCAATTACCAAAAAACAGGCTCATGGCTTACGCGGAAGGCATTGTAACACCGGAGATCAGCAATGAAAAATGGGATGGCAGGAACTATTCTTTCAAGATTCGGATTGAAATAGATTCTGATAAGATATTGAATTTCACAGGTTTTCATTTTAAAGACAAGGAGAAAATAGAAGAACTTGAAGAAACGAAAAAGAACACTGAAGAAGCCTTAAAGAGAATTAAAAAACTACAGAAGGAAATCTCACCGGCTAAAAAAAACAGAGAAAAACAGGCTCAGTATCTTGCTGCTGTCGAACAATTAAATCTGGAACAATGGATTGATGAAGGATATGTATTGATGAATAAGTCTCAATATAAGGCTTCGATAGAGACATTTGATAAAGCCATTGCATTTAAGCAAAAACCCCGCAGCATAAAACAGGAAACAAACAGTGGAACCGTTGCAGCACCCGCAGCCCATTTGAGATCACAACCATCACGCAACGCACCACCAGCCGGATATGTTACAAAGGGGACATTGCTGTTAATATTAGATGAATCGAAAGATGACAGCGGGGGGCTTTGGTACAGGATAAAACTTCCTGTTTCCAAAAAAGAGGCCTGGATAGCCAGCGGAGCAGTTACTCGAGCGAAACAGGATATACAGATCGGCGATAATAATATTTATTCCATTGCGCGGGCTTATACAGGCAGGGGAAATGCCAATGTGGAATCCGGTAAGTCAGATGCGGCAATAGACGATTATAATAAAGCTATTGAATTAAGTCCTCATTCTGCTGCCGCTTACAATTATCGTGGCCTGTCATATATGAATCTTGGTGATTACAAAAAGGCAATAGAAGATTTTAGCATTGCAATCCAATTAAAACCGGACAACATCGCAGGGTATATTAACAGGGGTTTTGCCTATTCGGAACTGAATGATTTTCAGAAAGCAAAAAAAGATCTCGATCATGCCATTCACATGGAACCCCGGAATGAATTTCCCTATTTAAGCCGTGGGCGGCTCTATGCAAAATCAGGTGATTTTAAGGAAGCTATAAAAGATTACGATATGGCGCTTGCGCTAAATCCCAATATCAGCATTGCCTATGCCGGTAGAGGTATTAACTACGCAGCATTGAAGAATTATGAAAAAGCCTTAAAAGATTTAAACACTGCAATCGAACTTAATCCTAAAAATACTGATGCCCTGTATAGCCTGGGCAGTGTCTACCTGAACATGGGAGAAACTGAAAAAGCAGTGGAAAATTATAAAGCTGCTGCCAGATTGGGCGACAAAGACGCTCAGGGATACTTGAAGAGAAAAGGCATTCTGTGGGATGAAAAATAA
- a CDS encoding formylglycine-generating enzyme family protein — protein MSAKDQKLTLDLGNGVKIDLVQIPAGKFMMGSPDTEKGHTIYEGPQHEVTFAKPFYMSAYLVTRAQWVQAMGSDPSECSKHHKARFIRPEHLGHMVASDPSQMPGKPDQPVDSVSWKDAQEFCTKVSALTGKNARLPGEAEWEYACRAGSTTRFCFGNDPDCSKLPEYAWFTANSDDYTYPVGQKKPNDWGLYDMHGNVVEWCQDGLHYTYDGAPTDGRVWDADSKITPSGICHMMRGGCNNSHGEGCRSAGRDWGPMKNRCGDVGFRVVVSAAS, from the coding sequence ATGAGCGCAAAAGATCAGAAGTTAACCTTGGATTTGGGTAACGGAGTGAAGATAGACTTGGTACAGATTCCTGCGGGGAAGTTCATGATGGGGTCACCGGATACGGAGAAAGGTCATACAATTTATGAAGGGCCGCAGCACGAGGTGACCTTCGCTAAGCCCTTCTATATGAGTGCTTATCTGGTGACAAGGGCACAGTGGGTTCAAGCAATGGGCAGTGACCCAAGTGAATGTTCAAAGCACCACAAAGCTCGTTTTATTCGTCCAGAACATTTGGGACACATGGTGGCTAGTGATCCCAGTCAAATGCCTGGGAAGCCCGATCAGCCGGTAGATAGCGTGAGCTGGAAAGATGCCCAGGAGTTCTGTACAAAGGTGAGCGCCTTGACCGGTAAAAATGCTCGCTTACCTGGCGAGGCGGAGTGGGAATATGCTTGTCGGGCCGGGTCGACCACCCGCTTTTGTTTCGGAAACGATCCGGATTGTAGCAAGCTCCCTGAATATGCCTGGTTTACTGCCAATAGTGACGATTACACATATCCTGTAGGCCAGAAAAAACCCAATGATTGGGGATTATATGACATGCATGGCAACGTGGTGGAGTGGTGTCAGGATGGGCTGCACTATACTTACGATGGTGCGCCCACTGATGGTAGGGTTTGGGATGCTGATTCAAAGATAACTCCATCGGGGATTTGCCACATGATGCGCGGCGGGTGCAACAATAGCCATGGCGAGGGCTGCCGTTCTGCCGGGCGCGACTGGGGTCCTATGAAGAACCGTTGTGGCGATGTCGGTTTCAGGGTAGTGGTTTCGGCGGCTTCTTAA
- a CDS encoding PAS domain S-box protein, which produces MNSTKPEKDPQKNRLHILLIAATAIATILISLYCLVSGSFIVFQNLFYIPIILSCVYYAMRGFIYSICLAIIYFFLILTFTSDSNIILQALIRVALFIAIGGIITFLSVQRKRLEKALQEEREKFRTVADFTYDWVYWTDPQRNLIYVSPSCERISGYRSEEFMADAGLIYHIVHPDDQDLFRRHADECHNLMANETGKVEFRIVNRSSKEHWIAHLCQPVYNSEGQFLGRCSSNRDITEQKHAETLIQESEERYRMAIEHSNDGVALVEGDYHIYVNQKFLDIFGYEKPEDILGKSPYMVLHPDDREMVLEYNRKRQRGEPVPSKYEFKGIRKDGTTLFVEVSVAKITYNGKPVSLAYLRDITDRKKAEEALCESEEKFRTIFDRAGDGILLADPITKKFLQGNAAICSMLGYTKEEIKNLTVYDIHPPEDISHILDEFEKQLKGEKVLAEDLPVLRKDGSIFYADIDSTPTTIGGMRYLMGIFRDITDRKQAEEMLLNERKKFLTLSENAPFGMVLIDTKENFIYINPKFKELFGYDIEDIPDGRTWFKKAYPDPEYRKTVISTWVEDLKQAKEGQKIPRIFKVNCKDGTEKIVNFIPVQLETGEHIISCDDITEQKRLEEQLHTMSLTDELTGLYNRRGFFTLAQQQMKVTERTKKDMLLFFVDLDRMKQINDTLGHQEGDKALVEIATILKEVFRESDIIGRMGGDEFAILAIDTTDETREVLMKRLHNYLDDYNKPEGRNYTLSLSMGIAHYEPEKPSTLDELIAQADTLMYEEKKRKHLLL; this is translated from the coding sequence ATGAACAGTACTAAACCGGAAAAGGATCCTCAGAAAAACCGTCTTCACATTTTACTCATCGCTGCCACAGCAATCGCAACCATCCTTATTAGTCTCTATTGTCTTGTCTCCGGATCGTTTATTGTGTTTCAGAATCTCTTCTATATCCCTATTATTCTGAGCTGTGTGTATTACGCAATGCGAGGATTTATATATTCTATATGCCTTGCTATTATTTATTTCTTCCTCATTCTCACCTTTACATCAGACAGTAACATCATATTGCAGGCATTGATAAGAGTTGCTCTGTTTATTGCCATCGGGGGAATCATCACATTCTTGTCGGTGCAACGCAAGCGTTTGGAGAAGGCATTGCAGGAAGAGAGGGAGAAGTTCCGGACTGTGGCGGACTTTACCTATGACTGGGTGTACTGGACTGATCCACAGCGGAATCTTATATACGTATCCCCCTCCTGCGAAAGGATAAGTGGTTACAGGTCTGAAGAATTCATGGCCGATGCAGGGTTAATATACCACATCGTTCATCCTGATGATCAGGATCTGTTCAGACGTCATGCGGATGAGTGCCATAACCTGATGGCTAACGAAACGGGCAAGGTTGAGTTCCGCATTGTGAACCGGAGCAGCAAGGAACACTGGATTGCTCATCTATGTCAACCTGTTTATAACAGCGAAGGACAGTTCCTTGGTCGATGCTCCAGCAACCGTGACATCACCGAGCAGAAACACGCCGAAACGCTTATTCAGGAATCGGAAGAAAGATACAGGATGGCAATCGAGCACTCAAATGACGGGGTGGCCCTTGTTGAGGGAGATTATCATATATATGTGAACCAGAAATTCCTCGACATCTTTGGCTATGAAAAACCAGAGGATATTTTAGGAAAATCTCCCTATATGGTACTCCACCCTGACGATCGCGAAATGGTTCTGGAGTATAACCGGAAAAGGCAAAGAGGAGAACCGGTTCCCTCAAAATATGAATTCAAAGGGATTAGGAAAGACGGCACCACTCTGTTTGTCGAAGTCTCTGTAGCAAAAATTACCTATAACGGGAAACCGGTTTCACTTGCCTATCTCAGGGACATTACCGACCGCAAGAAGGCAGAAGAGGCACTATGCGAGAGCGAAGAGAAATTCAGGACAATTTTTGATAGGGCCGGTGACGGGATTCTTCTTGCTGATCCTATAACCAAAAAATTTCTTCAGGGGAACGCTGCCATATGCTCCATGCTGGGATATACAAAAGAAGAGATCAAAAATCTTACCGTCTACGATATCCACCCACCGGAGGATATCTCCCATATTCTTGATGAGTTTGAAAAACAGCTAAAAGGGGAGAAAGTTCTTGCCGAGGACCTGCCGGTATTGAGAAAAGACGGGTCAATCTTCTATGCCGATATAGACTCTACCCCCACTACCATTGGGGGAATGCGTTACCTTATGGGCATCTTCCGTGACATTACCGACCGCAAGCAGGCAGAAGAGATGCTTCTTAACGAGAGAAAAAAGTTTCTCACCCTTTCCGAGAATGCACCTTTTGGAATGGTTCTGATTGATACAAAAGAAAATTTTATCTACATCAATCCAAAATTCAAAGAGCTGTTCGGATATGATATAGAGGATATTCCTGATGGACGAACATGGTTTAAAAAGGCATACCCTGATCCTGAGTACAGAAAAACAGTTATCTCAACATGGGTAGAAGACTTAAAACAGGCAAAAGAAGGTCAAAAAATACCAAGGATATTCAAGGTAAACTGTAAGGACGGTACGGAGAAGATTGTTAACTTTATCCCTGTCCAGCTCGAAACAGGAGAGCATATAATAAGTTGTGATGACATCACCGAACAGAAACGCCTTGAGGAGCAACTTCACACCATGTCCCTTACAGATGAGCTCACAGGCTTATATAACAGAAGGGGGTTCTTCACCCTTGCCCAGCAGCAGATGAAGGTAACAGAGAGGACAAAGAAAGACATGCTCCTCTTCTTTGTTGATCTGGATAGGATGAAGCAGATTAATGACACATTGGGTCATCAGGAAGGAGATAAGGCGCTTGTTGAGATTGCAACTATCCTCAAAGAGGTATTCAGGGAATCGGATATCATAGGCCGTATGGGAGGGGATGAATTTGCAATCCTCGCAATAGATACCACTGATGAAACCAGAGAAGTCCTCATGAAGCGTCTGCATAATTACCTTGATGATTACAACAAACCTGAAGGGAGAAACTACACACTCTCCCTGAGCATGGGTATAGCGCACTATGAACCTGAAAAACCCTCAACTCTCGATGAACTTATCGCTCAGGCAGACACGTTGATGTATGAAGAAAAAAAGAGAAAGCATCTGTTATTGTAA